One window from the genome of Metabacillus flavus encodes:
- a CDS encoding DUF2515 family protein: protein MNRFEKRYKFDDEDKENLYSILHNQLNADQMPLITDGDERKLIQRIKSETALNNKSNLTRTQSYLAFHCQYPEVHWALLAHLVSRNGGYSMTDLKSSYIGPLLHPNEKNELFHLLELINAAIFLDAYPQLLLYEESKKKNRNFFHLLPAFRVSAFMKPIWSWFLQTGNSAVLTMALITNEQSMIEENILSDQTASIFTNLKFSFQEKWGLTNILFPYKKHHKQKQNSVAGLTVTGFQSLPERIKTGKKLYYLLFHHRKIHESILAFCKSSAHTASRSDYWPHLFSASPDPFKLTSPYLADAWPIIPAPECIKKDWFVKLGNPDGFELPETEKLQDLTNKVMADLLKLAPISAISKKLFR, encoded by the coding sequence ATGAATAGATTTGAGAAGCGCTATAAGTTTGATGATGAAGATAAGGAAAACCTGTACAGCATTCTCCATAATCAGCTTAACGCAGATCAAATGCCTCTCATTACCGATGGTGACGAGAGAAAGCTGATCCAGAGAATCAAAAGTGAAACGGCTCTAAACAACAAGTCTAATTTGACACGCACACAAAGTTACCTCGCATTTCATTGCCAATATCCTGAGGTCCATTGGGCGCTGCTTGCCCATCTTGTATCAAGAAACGGCGGATACAGTATGACAGACCTTAAATCTTCCTACATAGGGCCTTTACTTCACCCAAACGAAAAAAACGAATTGTTTCACCTGCTTGAGCTCATTAACGCCGCAATTTTTTTGGATGCTTATCCTCAGCTTCTTTTATATGAAGAAAGCAAAAAGAAGAACAGGAACTTTTTTCATCTCCTGCCCGCTTTTCGCGTCTCTGCTTTTATGAAACCGATCTGGTCCTGGTTTTTGCAAACCGGAAATTCTGCTGTGCTGACTATGGCCCTAATTACAAATGAGCAGTCCATGATTGAGGAAAACATCCTATCAGACCAGACCGCATCCATCTTTACTAATCTAAAATTTTCATTTCAGGAGAAATGGGGATTGACGAATATTCTTTTTCCATATAAAAAACACCATAAGCAAAAGCAAAATTCCGTTGCCGGACTAACAGTTACTGGCTTTCAATCCCTCCCGGAGCGAATCAAAACAGGAAAAAAACTGTATTACCTGCTTTTCCATCACCGGAAAATTCATGAGTCTATTTTAGCTTTCTGCAAATCCTCCGCTCACACAGCTTCGAGGAGCGACTATTGGCCGCATCTGTTTTCAGCTTCACCGGATCCCTTCAAACTGACAAGTCCATATCTCGCCGATGCATGGCCTATCATCCCTGCTCCGGAATGCATAAAGAAAGATTGGTTTGTTAAGCTTGGGAATCCCGACGGATTTGAGCTTCCGGAAACAGAAAAATTACAGGATCTAACGAATAAAGTAATGGCCGATCTTCTTAAACTTGCCCCTATTTCAGCCATAAGCAAAAAACTGTTCCGCTAA
- a CDS encoding YozD family protein, with amino-acid sequence MKEIEVVIDTEEIAEFFYSELTKRGYIPGAEELEVLADIMFDYLLVKCIIDENFEDEQQPPLD; translated from the coding sequence ATGAAAGAAATTGAAGTAGTGATTGATACGGAGGAAATTGCAGAGTTCTTCTATTCGGAATTAACTAAAAGAGGCTACATACCGGGAGCAGAAGAGCTGGAAGTCCTAGCTGATATCATGTTTGATTACCTTCTCGTCAAATGCATCATTGATGAAAATTTTGAAGATGAGCAGCAGCCCCCGTTGGATTAG
- a CDS encoding ABC transporter permease has protein sequence MKRYAKLYYLFAKSHIKVMLEYRIDFLIGMVSVALQQFAGVFFLAVVFGHIQQLNGWSFHELLFIYGIAASGRAIHHIFFDNLWTLGWQYIKPGQLDRLLIRPINPFFHVCADRLQQDGFGQLLIGWIILGTAIPHLNLSWGFLEIIMLLVMVVSSGVIFVAINLFFAALSFWMTDSMPVLWAVFNLSEFAKYPLTIYHKGLQFFLTWIIPYGFTAFLPAAWFLDREGYDSVAIAAPVTAAAAMIAAYLFWLLGLKNYTSTGS, from the coding sequence ATGAAAAGGTACGCAAAGCTATATTATTTGTTTGCTAAAAGTCATATAAAAGTGATGCTTGAGTATAGAATTGATTTTCTGATCGGAATGGTTTCTGTCGCACTTCAGCAATTTGCAGGCGTATTTTTTCTGGCAGTGGTTTTTGGACATATTCAACAATTAAACGGATGGTCGTTTCATGAATTGCTTTTTATATATGGTATTGCGGCAAGCGGGAGGGCGATCCATCATATCTTTTTTGATAATTTGTGGACGCTCGGCTGGCAGTATATCAAGCCCGGTCAGCTGGACAGACTGCTGATTCGTCCGATTAATCCTTTTTTCCACGTATGTGCAGACAGACTGCAGCAGGACGGTTTTGGGCAGTTGCTTATAGGATGGATTATTCTCGGGACGGCGATTCCGCATTTAAACCTTTCCTGGGGTTTTCTTGAAATTATCATGCTTCTGGTGATGGTTGTTTCAAGCGGTGTCATCTTCGTAGCCATCAATCTATTTTTTGCTGCCCTTTCTTTTTGGATGACAGACAGTATGCCGGTATTATGGGCGGTTTTTAACCTAAGCGAATTCGCCAAATACCCGTTGACCATTTATCATAAAGGACTGCAGTTTTTCCTGACTTGGATCATTCCATACGGATTCACTGCCTTTTTGCCGGCCGCATGGTTTCTGGATAGAGAAGGCTATGATTCGGTAGCCATCGCAGCACCCGTTACAGCAGCGGCTGCGATGATTGCAGCCTATCTGTTTTGGCTGCTCGGTTTGAAAAATTATACAAGTACAGGAAGTTAA
- a CDS encoding ABC transporter permease, which yields MRKYWMFAKSSMQISAAYSAWYWASMATVILKLLIMFYFWHAVYQNQSSIGQLNLKDMLTYIIVAMFVQGFVSGAGNELAREIKQGQIAVELMRPYDYLFKMIFMDFGQKASFFIRETIPMGLIAFLVIQINPPGSLVQFLLFLASAAFGLWIGTFFDMLIGILAFWTVNIWGVQVLKEGVITFFSGALIPITLFPAWLQSISFALPFQAMVFSPVAIYTGQITGTDVYWTIAVQAAWAAALYILLKVLWNQAIKKVTIFGG from the coding sequence ATGAGAAAGTATTGGATGTTTGCTAAATCCTCTATGCAAATAAGTGCTGCATACAGCGCTTGGTATTGGGCGAGCATGGCCACAGTTATTTTGAAGCTGCTGATTATGTTTTATTTCTGGCATGCCGTCTATCAAAATCAATCATCGATTGGGCAGCTGAACTTGAAGGATATGCTTACATATATCATTGTTGCGATGTTTGTGCAGGGATTTGTTTCAGGGGCAGGAAATGAACTCGCCAGAGAAATTAAGCAGGGGCAAATCGCTGTTGAATTAATGAGGCCTTACGATTATCTTTTTAAAATGATTTTTATGGATTTTGGTCAAAAAGCGTCTTTTTTTATCAGGGAAACGATTCCAATGGGACTTATTGCATTTCTCGTCATTCAAATAAACCCGCCAGGCAGCCTGGTACAATTTCTCCTGTTTCTCGCCAGTGCCGCTTTTGGATTATGGATTGGTACTTTTTTTGACATGCTGATCGGAATCCTGGCATTTTGGACAGTGAATATATGGGGGGTACAAGTGTTAAAGGAAGGTGTGATCACGTTTTTTTCAGGTGCTCTTATTCCTATCACGCTGTTTCCTGCATGGCTTCAATCTATTTCGTTTGCTCTGCCGTTTCAGGCAATGGTGTTTTCACCGGTTGCCATTTACACAGGACAGATTACCGGAACGGACGTATACTGGACGATTGCAGTTCAGGCGGCCTGGGCTGCAGCATTGTATATTCTGCTTAAAGTTTTATGGAACCAGGCGATTAAAAAAGTGACCATTTTCGGCGGATAG
- a CDS encoding ABC transporter ATP-binding protein, with protein sequence MIHVTNLEKEYLLVKRDPGLRGAFKSLFNRKYEKKTAVKGVSFSIQKGEMVGYIGANGAGKSTTIKMLTGILTPSSGEVKVNGIIPYIKRKENAKQIGAVFGQRTQLFWDIPVRESFELLKEIYEVPQEQFNETMELFTDVLQLDSLLGIPVRQLSLGQKMRCELAAAFIHRPEVVYLDEPTIGLDVAVKVKIRKFIRDMNEKWGTTVLLTTHDMQDIEEICSRIIIIDQGTILYDGGLNEIKERFSAKREIHFELDQLQSFALPESLRILADCRLEEDESMKKAIVSFSNNEIKGSDVIAEVLKDNKITDLSIQDPKIETIIEEIYNRGL encoded by the coding sequence ATGATACATGTAACAAATTTAGAAAAAGAATATTTATTGGTAAAAAGGGATCCAGGCTTAAGAGGTGCTTTTAAATCACTCTTCAACCGAAAGTATGAGAAGAAGACAGCGGTGAAGGGTGTCAGCTTTTCTATCCAAAAAGGAGAAATGGTAGGGTATATCGGCGCGAACGGTGCCGGGAAATCCACAACCATTAAAATGCTGACCGGGATACTGACTCCATCATCTGGAGAAGTAAAGGTCAATGGGATTATTCCATACATTAAACGAAAAGAAAATGCAAAGCAGATTGGAGCTGTATTTGGGCAGCGAACACAGCTTTTTTGGGATATTCCGGTCCGTGAATCTTTCGAACTGCTAAAAGAGATTTATGAGGTTCCGCAAGAGCAATTCAATGAAACGATGGAGCTTTTTACAGATGTTCTGCAGCTTGATTCCCTGCTTGGAATTCCGGTCAGGCAGCTTTCTCTTGGGCAGAAAATGCGCTGTGAACTGGCAGCTGCCTTCATTCACCGTCCTGAAGTTGTGTATCTAGATGAGCCGACAATCGGATTGGATGTAGCCGTTAAAGTAAAAATCCGGAAATTCATTCGGGATATGAATGAAAAATGGGGGACGACCGTCCTGCTCACGACCCATGATATGCAGGATATTGAGGAGATTTGCAGCCGGATTATCATTATCGATCAAGGAACGATTTTATATGATGGGGGTCTGAACGAAATCAAAGAGCGTTTTTCAGCAAAAAGAGAGATTCATTTTGAGCTGGATCAATTGCAATCGTTTGCACTTCCGGAATCACTGCGTATTCTTGCTGATTGCAGGCTTGAGGAGGACGAATCAATGAAGAAAGCCATTGTATCCTTCTCAAATAACGAAATAAAAGGATCGGATGTCATTGCAGAAGTATTAAAAGATAATAAAATTACCGATTTATCGATTCAGGATCCTAAAATTGAAACCATTATTGAAGAAATTTATAACCGTGGGCTTTAA
- a CDS encoding YozE family protein — MKSFYHYLMKFRHPKPKDEISRFANHAYMDHSFPKSSDVYHEISDYLELSAEYMENMSVFDEAWDLYRLETAK, encoded by the coding sequence ATGAAGTCTTTTTACCACTACCTGATGAAGTTCAGGCATCCTAAACCAAAGGATGAAATCAGCCGCTTTGCAAACCATGCCTATATGGATCATAGTTTTCCAAAATCATCCGATGTCTATCATGAGATTTCCGACTATCTGGAACTCAGTGCAGAATATATGGAGAATATGTCGGTTTTTGATGAAGCATGGGACCTTTATAGATTGGAAACAGCCAAATAA
- a CDS encoding YokU family protein, with protein sequence MTCEWCGSDKTKTAELPVYWELPDGTRSIEITNAPSVNCLACHMVYQEEKVVKEIENQLFLIRTSNLGDSIDYKQLMAEPKILKKNYFDFS encoded by the coding sequence ATGACGTGTGAATGGTGCGGTTCTGACAAAACGAAAACAGCTGAACTCCCCGTTTACTGGGAATTGCCTGATGGAACGAGATCAATAGAGATTACAAATGCTCCATCGGTTAATTGCCTCGCCTGCCATATGGTCTATCAGGAAGAGAAAGTCGTGAAGGAAATTGAAAATCAGCTGTTTCTCATCCGGACATCAAATTTGGGTGATTCAATTGACTATAAGCAGCTTATGGCAGAGCCTAAAATTTTAAAGAAAAACTACTTTGACTTCAGTTAG
- the ablA gene encoding lysine 2,3-aminomutase, which produces MAQQLYVPNRHWKDISLWKDVPEEKWNDWLWQLTHTIRTADDLKQVINLTPEEEEGVRISAKTIPLNITPYYAWLMNRDNPKCPIRMQSVPIGIELNKTKYDLEDPLHEDEDSPVPGLTHRYPDRVLFLVTNQCSMYCRYCTRRRFSGQIGMGVPKKQLDNAIAYIASAQEVRDVLISGGDGLLINDSILEYILKNLRDIPHVEIIRIGTRAPVVFPQRITENLCRILKKYHPVWLNTHFNTSIEITEESKKACEMLVDAGVPVGNQAVILKGINDSVSIMKKLMHDLVMIRVRPYYIYQCDLSEGIGHFRAPVSKGLEIIEGLRGHTSGYAVPSFVVDAPGGGGKITLQPNYLISQSPSKTVLRNFEGVITSYPEPENYVQGTADEYFESIYGSMDKKKSIAGIAGIHEEAYLTLTPADLSRLKRRNQYSSNPAHQTLKDKREKRNELRERKFQSQQQKIILQGERDDV; this is translated from the coding sequence ATGGCTCAGCAGCTCTATGTGCCAAACAGGCACTGGAAGGATATCAGCCTGTGGAAAGACGTCCCGGAAGAAAAGTGGAATGACTGGCTATGGCAGCTCACCCATACGATCCGTACGGCAGATGATTTAAAACAAGTTATAAACCTGACTCCAGAAGAAGAAGAAGGCGTCAGGATTTCAGCAAAAACCATTCCTTTAAATATTACGCCTTATTATGCTTGGCTCATGAATCGTGATAACCCTAAATGCCCGATTCGGATGCAGTCCGTACCAATCGGAATCGAGCTGAATAAAACGAAATATGACCTGGAAGATCCTCTTCATGAAGATGAAGATTCACCTGTACCAGGCCTTACTCACCGGTATCCTGACCGCGTTCTCTTTCTTGTAACCAATCAATGCTCTATGTATTGCAGGTATTGTACAAGAAGGAGATTTTCCGGCCAGATCGGAATGGGCGTTCCGAAAAAGCAGCTGGATAACGCGATTGCTTATATCGCCTCTGCCCAGGAAGTAAGGGATGTATTGATTTCCGGCGGTGATGGCTTATTAATTAACGATAGCATTCTTGAATACATTCTAAAAAATTTAAGAGATATTCCGCATGTGGAAATCATCCGGATCGGAACGAGAGCCCCGGTTGTTTTCCCCCAGCGGATTACAGAAAATCTTTGCCGAATCTTAAAAAAATATCATCCTGTTTGGCTGAATACACATTTTAATACGAGCATCGAAATCACGGAGGAATCCAAAAAGGCTTGTGAAATGCTCGTGGATGCAGGGGTGCCTGTTGGCAATCAGGCAGTCATCCTCAAAGGTATCAATGACAGCGTTTCAATCATGAAAAAACTTATGCATGATCTCGTGATGATCCGGGTAAGGCCCTATTATATTTATCAGTGCGACCTTTCTGAAGGGATCGGGCACTTTAGAGCACCTGTATCCAAAGGTCTTGAAATTATAGAAGGACTGAGAGGGCATACGAGCGGATATGCCGTGCCAAGCTTTGTAGTTGATGCCCCGGGTGGCGGAGGGAAAATAACACTTCAGCCAAACTACCTGATTTCTCAAAGTCCTTCCAAAACGGTTCTTCGCAATTTTGAAGGGGTCATTACGTCTTATCCCGAGCCTGAGAACTATGTACAAGGAACGGCAGATGAGTACTTCGAGTCTATTTACGGAAGCATGGATAAGAAAAAATCGATAGCAGGCATAGCGGGAATTCATGAGGAAGCGTATCTGACTCTTACCCCTGCTGATTTATCCAGACTAAAAAGAAGGAACCAATACAGCAGCAATCCAGCCCACCAGACCTTAAAAGACAAGCGGGAAAAACGGAATGAACTAAGGGAGAGAAAATTCCAGTCACAACAGCAAAAAATTATATTACAAGGTGAACGCGATGACGTGTGA
- the ablB gene encoding putative beta-lysine N-acetyltransferase → MIEAGLKGNATAVFDVFNERCRVDDYAGNFPFLYNKLVDECRKKSVKKLIWKVKASDCFQALGLGMEAEGAAGSYFRGEPCWFFSKFFSETRRKTDEWINEDRMLEEVFHKAHNRGIPLPPDGLREAALVDAEELASFYGGLFPVYPVPIADPDYIKKSMRSSSVYMLVEDAGVIVSAASAEMDENHLNAEITDCGTLPPYRKQGHLQHLICALEEKLLKNGIYSAYSLSRASSFGMNRSLYQCGYTYGGRLANNCYIYSSIENMNIWWKDLSR, encoded by the coding sequence GTGATTGAGGCAGGACTGAAGGGAAACGCAACGGCAGTATTTGATGTATTTAATGAAAGGTGCAGAGTCGACGATTACGCAGGAAATTTTCCCTTTTTATATAACAAGCTGGTTGATGAATGCAGAAAAAAATCTGTTAAAAAACTGATCTGGAAGGTAAAGGCTTCGGATTGCTTCCAGGCGCTTGGACTGGGAATGGAGGCTGAAGGTGCCGCAGGTTCTTATTTCAGGGGAGAGCCATGCTGGTTTTTTTCAAAATTTTTCTCGGAAACAAGAAGAAAAACGGATGAATGGATAAATGAAGACAGGATGCTTGAGGAGGTTTTCCATAAGGCGCATAATCGGGGCATCCCCTTGCCGCCGGATGGCTTAAGGGAAGCTGCCTTAGTGGATGCAGAAGAGCTTGCTTCTTTTTACGGAGGGCTTTTCCCCGTTTACCCTGTCCCGATTGCAGACCCTGATTATATAAAAAAATCCATGAGGTCGTCTTCTGTATATATGCTCGTTGAAGATGCAGGCGTTATCGTGAGTGCTGCTTCCGCTGAAATGGATGAAAACCATTTAAATGCGGAAATAACCGATTGCGGAACACTGCCTCCCTATCGTAAACAGGGACACCTTCAGCATTTGATTTGTGCGCTCGAGGAAAAGCTTTTGAAAAACGGAATTTATTCAGCATACTCTCTTTCCCGGGCAAGTTCCTTTGGAATGAACCGCTCCTTATATCAATGCGGCTACACATATGGCGGACGCCTTGCAAATAATTGCTATATCTATTCGTCGATTGAAAATATGAACATATGGTGGAAGGATCTATCAAGGTAG
- the gabT gene encoding 4-aminobutyrate--2-oxoglutarate transaminase, with protein sequence MVQNGEGGVNVTKFISLKAASGAATAKLMERRNQHVPRGPFHVMNKFITHAKGAQVTDAEGNKYLDFAGGIGTLNAGHCPDGVVNALKEQLDLFIHPSFHVMLYESYIELAEELNRLAPGDHHKKTFFLNSGAEAVENAVKIARRATGRRAVVSFERGFHGRTYMAMGLTSKVKPYKNGFGPFPPDVYKLPFPYYFHSDGQSQKEVDAKAIEQIETFFMTVVPPEDIAAFIMEPVQGEGGFVIPSAYFVQQVNNICEKNGILFIADEVQTGFGRTGKWFGMEHFGVIPDIVTMSKSIAAGFPISAVTGRAEVMDAAEVGEIGGTYGGSPLGCRAALEVIKMIKDQKLLERSEKIGEIIESYYLKWTKELPFIGEGRRLGAMAAIEITAPGSAKPDKPLTVNLLNKIHERGVILMSAGLWGNVIRFLCPLVISDEELIEGLEVINAVLYEN encoded by the coding sequence ATGGTGCAGAACGGCGAAGGGGGAGTCAATGTGACAAAATTTATTTCGCTTAAAGCTGCTTCCGGCGCAGCAACTGCAAAGCTTATGGAACGAAGAAATCAGCATGTGCCAAGAGGTCCTTTTCATGTGATGAACAAGTTCATCACTCATGCTAAGGGGGCGCAGGTTACAGATGCGGAAGGGAATAAGTATTTGGATTTTGCAGGAGGTATTGGGACATTAAATGCCGGGCATTGCCCGGATGGGGTCGTAAACGCGCTAAAGGAGCAGCTTGATTTGTTCATTCATCCAAGCTTTCACGTCATGCTTTATGAATCCTATATAGAATTGGCGGAAGAGCTGAACCGTCTTGCACCGGGAGACCACCATAAAAAAACGTTCTTTCTCAACAGCGGAGCGGAAGCAGTCGAAAACGCGGTAAAGATTGCGAGAAGGGCTACCGGACGCAGGGCTGTGGTTTCCTTTGAAAGAGGGTTCCATGGAAGAACCTACATGGCCATGGGTCTTACGAGCAAGGTGAAGCCATACAAAAATGGTTTTGGCCCTTTCCCTCCCGATGTTTATAAACTTCCGTTTCCCTATTACTTTCATTCAGATGGCCAATCCCAAAAAGAAGTTGATGCCAAGGCAATCGAGCAGATTGAGACGTTTTTTATGACGGTGGTTCCCCCGGAGGATATAGCAGCTTTTATTATGGAGCCTGTTCAGGGAGAAGGGGGTTTTGTCATTCCATCTGCTTATTTTGTTCAGCAGGTTAATAATATTTGTGAAAAGAACGGAATTCTTTTTATTGCCGATGAGGTTCAAACAGGATTCGGAAGGACGGGCAAATGGTTTGGGATGGAGCACTTTGGCGTCATCCCGGATATTGTGACGATGTCCAAATCTATTGCAGCCGGCTTTCCGATTAGTGCTGTTACAGGAAGAGCGGAGGTGATGGACGCTGCGGAAGTCGGAGAAATCGGAGGTACGTATGGAGGCAGTCCTCTTGGATGCAGGGCGGCATTAGAGGTTATTAAAATGATAAAAGATCAAAAGCTTCTTGAACGATCGGAAAAGATCGGCGAAATCATTGAATCGTACTACCTGAAATGGACTAAAGAATTGCCATTTATAGGAGAAGGAAGACGACTTGGAGCAATGGCTGCCATAGAAATAACGGCACCAGGGAGCGCGAAACCTGATAAACCCCTAACTGTCAATCTCCTTAATAAAATTCACGAGCGCGGTGTCATCCTAATGAGCGCCGGACTATGGGGCAATGTCATTCGTTTCCTTTGTCCGCTTGTGATTTCTGATGAAGAATTAATCGAGGGTCTTGAAGTCATAAACGCTGTTCTGTACGAAAACTGA
- a CDS encoding peptidase: MDQEQLAICQWLDRNQHRAVKLLQKLVEQPSTQGNEASAQAIVLEKCRQIGLDIDIWEPGGKKLKSHRHFYSTRSNFKGSPNIAAVLKGSGGGKSLIFNGHIDVVPEGDLEQWDREPYFPKLENGNVYGRGTSDMKGGNVSMLMALEAIASCQASLKGDIIFQSVIEEESGGAGTLDAILRGWGGDAAIIPEPTNMKIFPKQQGSMWFKVIVHGKSAHGGTRYKGVSAIEKAMIVMNHIRELEKVRNDRITDSLYASTPIPIPINIGKITGGNWPSSVPDRVILIGRCGVAPHEQMEEVQNEMRDYLERLAEFDPWFANHPAELQWYGARWLPNELEPDHPLIDCLIQSYKEVTAEEPVMEASPWGTDAGMISASGSIPSIVFGPGITETAHHPNEYIPVKNVMEAAKIMALFALKWCRTAKGESM; encoded by the coding sequence ATGGATCAGGAGCAATTGGCTATTTGCCAGTGGCTGGATCGAAATCAGCATCGTGCGGTTAAATTGCTGCAAAAGTTAGTGGAACAGCCAAGCACCCAGGGAAACGAAGCCTCTGCCCAGGCAATTGTTTTGGAAAAATGCAGGCAGATCGGACTTGACATTGATATATGGGAGCCTGGCGGGAAAAAGCTGAAATCGCACCGGCACTTTTATTCAACAAGGTCAAATTTTAAAGGAAGCCCCAATATTGCGGCCGTCCTGAAAGGCAGCGGAGGCGGAAAATCCCTAATTTTCAACGGCCACATAGATGTTGTGCCTGAAGGGGATCTGGAGCAGTGGGATCGGGAACCTTACTTTCCGAAGCTTGAGAATGGGAACGTCTATGGAAGAGGGACATCAGACATGAAAGGCGGAAATGTCTCGATGCTCATGGCCTTGGAAGCCATTGCAAGCTGTCAGGCTTCTCTTAAAGGAGACATTATTTTTCAAAGTGTGATTGAAGAAGAGAGCGGCGGAGCGGGTACATTGGATGCTATCTTAAGGGGCTGGGGAGGGGATGCAGCCATCATCCCTGAGCCTACAAACATGAAAATCTTCCCGAAGCAGCAGGGTTCGATGTGGTTTAAAGTGATTGTGCACGGTAAATCTGCCCACGGGGGTACCAGGTATAAAGGCGTTTCTGCAATCGAGAAGGCGATGATTGTCATGAACCATATTCGTGAACTTGAAAAAGTCAGGAATGACCGGATTACAGATTCCCTTTATGCTTCCACCCCGATACCGATTCCAATCAATATCGGAAAAATAACCGGAGGCAACTGGCCATCCTCCGTTCCGGACCGTGTCATTCTTATAGGAAGGTGCGGGGTTGCACCGCATGAACAAATGGAAGAGGTTCAAAATGAGATGCGGGATTATTTAGAGCGGCTCGCTGAGTTTGATCCATGGTTCGCGAATCATCCTGCAGAGCTGCAATGGTATGGGGCGCGATGGCTTCCAAATGAGCTGGAACCGGATCACCCGCTCATTGACTGCCTCATTCAAAGCTATAAGGAAGTAACAGCGGAGGAACCAGTCATGGAGGCTTCACCGTGGGGAACCGATGCAGGAATGATTTCGGCGTCAGGCAGCATCCCCTCGATCGTGTTTGGACCCGGCATCACGGAAACAGCCCATCACCCCAATGAGTACATTCCAGTCAAAAATGTCATGGAGGCTGCGAAGATAATGGCTCTCTTTGCATTAAAATGGTGCAGAACGGCGAAGGGGGAGTCAATGTGA
- a CDS encoding 3-oxoacid CoA-transferase subunit B, producing MGMGRETKLSIARRAAQEVEKGMVVNLGIGIPSLVPNFLPENFPVMIQAENGILGMGPEPPPGQEEWELCNAAGFPVTEGKGISYFDSAEAFGMIRSGCIDMTILGSLEVSSSGDLSNWIVPGKTVPGMGGAMELAQKARKVLVVMSHTDKYGRPKIVKKCSLPITAKKCVSRIITEMAVLDVTDSGLMLKEVMGSFSVEEVICSTGASLLISPKLKA from the coding sequence ATGGGTATGGGAAGAGAAACAAAGCTGAGCATTGCCAGGAGAGCCGCACAAGAGGTGGAAAAAGGAATGGTGGTCAATTTGGGTATTGGCATTCCTTCACTCGTGCCGAATTTTTTGCCTGAAAACTTTCCGGTCATGATTCAGGCGGAAAACGGAATTTTGGGGATGGGTCCTGAGCCTCCGCCCGGGCAAGAGGAGTGGGAGCTCTGCAATGCCGCGGGGTTTCCGGTTACGGAAGGAAAAGGAATCTCCTACTTTGATTCTGCAGAGGCATTTGGAATGATCCGCAGCGGCTGCATTGATATGACCATACTGGGGTCTCTCGAGGTAAGCTCAAGCGGTGACCTTTCCAATTGGATCGTACCTGGAAAAACGGTACCCGGAATGGGCGGGGCGATGGAGCTTGCTCAAAAGGCGAGAAAGGTTCTCGTTGTGATGAGCCATACAGACAAGTACGGCCGGCCAAAGATCGTGAAGAAATGCTCCTTGCCGATCACAGCAAAAAAATGCGTCAGCCGGATCATTACGGAAATGGCTGTGCTGGATGTAACAGATTCAGGGCTTATGCTAAAGGAAGTAATGGGATCATTTTCAGTAGAGGAGGTCATCTGCAGCACAGGAGCTTCTTTACTTATTTCACCAAAATTAAAAGCGTAG
- a CDS encoding CoA transferase subunit A — MEEYSKISQAEEAIKTVKDGTSLMIGGFGGVGSPPLLIEAILEKGVRDLHIICNDAGFPDIGAGRLITAGRARKLTASHIGSNPIAGKLMTEGKLEVEFSPQGTLAERIRAGGTGLGGILTDIGLENDYVRNGKQLIESGGKSYLLETAIRADTAILHCGKADTWGNLSYCKSARNMNPLMAMAADFTAAEAEELVKAGDMNGDEVITPGVFIQTVVQSKGVNWKWVWEEKQS, encoded by the coding sequence ATGGAGGAATACAGTAAGATCAGCCAGGCAGAGGAAGCGATAAAAACAGTGAAAGACGGAACCTCTCTCATGATTGGCGGGTTTGGAGGAGTAGGTTCGCCTCCCCTCCTTATTGAAGCCATTTTAGAAAAAGGGGTCCGGGATCTCCATATTATTTGCAATGATGCCGGATTTCCCGATATCGGTGCAGGCAGGTTGATTACCGCAGGCAGAGCAAGGAAGCTTACAGCCTCCCATATTGGATCGAACCCCATTGCCGGAAAGCTTATGACCGAGGGGAAGCTGGAGGTTGAATTTTCGCCGCAGGGAACACTTGCCGAAAGAATCCGCGCAGGGGGTACAGGCCTTGGAGGCATCTTAACGGATATTGGTTTAGAGAATGATTACGTGCGAAATGGAAAGCAGCTGATTGAGTCAGGAGGGAAATCGTATCTCCTGGAAACGGCCATTCGAGCCGATACAGCCATCCTGCATTGCGGCAAAGCGGATACTTGGGGTAATCTCAGCTACTGCAAAAGCGCACGGAATATGAATCCGCTTATGGCGATGGCGGCTGACTTTACGGCTGCTGAAGCGGAGGAACTGGTAAAGGCCGGGGATATGAATGGGGATGAGGTCATAACGCCTGGTGTGTTTATACAGACGGTTGTGCAAAGCAAGGGAGTGAATTGGAAATGGGTATGGGAAGAGAAACAAAGCTGA